The proteins below come from a single Minwuia thermotolerans genomic window:
- the ccmA gene encoding cytochrome c biogenesis heme-transporting ATPase CcmA produces MLEGIGLAAMRGDRLIFADIGFAVAAGGMLTLTGRNGAGKSTLMRMIAGLARPFAGEVRWRGEPIAADPDAFRAELLYAGHKDGMKPALTAAENLALAARLKGGGAADPQEALARFGIEGLADLPVGYMSAGQRRRVALSRLLIEPAALWLLDEPVTALDRDAVAALGGVMADHLSAGGLIVAATHTPLPGVEGEQFEITPPENIDDWYAEAED; encoded by the coding sequence GTGCTCGAAGGGATCGGACTGGCGGCGATGCGGGGCGATCGCCTGATCTTCGCCGACATCGGCTTTGCCGTCGCCGCCGGCGGCATGCTGACCCTGACCGGCCGCAACGGGGCCGGCAAGTCGACCCTGATGCGGATGATCGCCGGTCTGGCGCGGCCGTTCGCCGGGGAGGTGCGCTGGCGCGGCGAGCCGATCGCCGCGGATCCGGACGCATTCCGTGCGGAACTTCTCTATGCGGGCCACAAGGACGGCATGAAGCCCGCGCTGACCGCGGCGGAAAATCTGGCCCTTGCGGCGCGCCTGAAGGGCGGCGGCGCGGCTGACCCGCAGGAGGCGCTGGCGCGTTTCGGCATCGAGGGACTGGCCGATCTGCCCGTAGGCTACATGTCGGCGGGCCAGCGCCGGCGCGTGGCGCTGAGCCGGCTGCTGATCGAGCCGGCGGCGCTCTGGCTGCTGGACGAACCCGTGACCGCGCTGGACCGGGACGCGGTCGCGGCCCTGGGCGGGGTGATGGCGGACCACCTTTCCGCCGGCGGACTGATCGTCGCCGCGACCCACACCCCGCTGCCCGGCGTCGAAGGCGAGCAATTCGAGATCACGCCGCCTGAGAACATCGACGACTGGTACGCGGAGGCGGAGGACTGA
- a CDS encoding acylphosphatase yields the protein MAEGRTAAVLARISGRVQGVWFRGFVTENAAKLGVRGWVRNRSDGTVEALFVGDGPAVNELLRRCRAGPPAAKVEHVNARPLDVPDPEPQGFEQRPTE from the coding sequence ATGGCGGAAGGCAGGACAGCGGCGGTGCTGGCGCGCATCTCCGGGCGGGTACAGGGCGTCTGGTTCCGCGGCTTCGTCACGGAGAACGCGGCAAAGCTGGGCGTCCGCGGCTGGGTCCGCAACCGCAGCGACGGCACGGTGGAGGCGCTGTTCGTCGGCGATGGTCCTGCGGTCAACGAACTGCTGCGCCGCTGCCGCGCCGGCCCGCCGGCGGCGAAGGTCGAGCACGTCAACGCGCGGCCGCTGGACGTCCCCGATCCCGAACCACAGGGCTTCGAGCAGCGCCCCACGGAGTGA
- a CDS encoding branched-chain amino acid aminotransferase — protein MKQIFYYDGAWLDESPKLTGPMDHAFWMSSMVFDGARAFHGLAPDLRPHCERLIRSARSMLLAPPIGLDEVDGLCREAIRKLPKDGEYYVRPMFFAREGFVSPIPESTEFALAVYESPLPGGDGFAACLSSRRRPARDMAPTDAKAGCLYPNSQRALKEAADRGFDNAVIRDPSGNIAELATANLWIVRDGVAMTPVWNGTFLNGITRQRIIRLLGEAGFEVLETTLTHEDLMAADEIFSTGNYGKVTPMVRYEDRELQPGPVARRAREAYFDWAATERVI, from the coding sequence ATGAAACAGATTTTCTATTACGACGGCGCGTGGCTGGATGAGTCCCCGAAGCTCACCGGGCCGATGGATCACGCCTTCTGGATGTCCAGCATGGTCTTCGACGGCGCGCGCGCCTTCCACGGCCTGGCGCCGGATCTGAGGCCCCATTGCGAGCGGCTGATCAGGTCCGCGCGCTCGATGCTGCTGGCGCCGCCGATCGGGCTGGACGAAGTCGACGGTCTGTGCCGGGAGGCGATCCGCAAACTGCCGAAGGACGGCGAATATTACGTCCGGCCCATGTTCTTCGCCCGGGAGGGCTTCGTCTCGCCGATCCCGGAATCGACCGAGTTCGCCCTGGCGGTGTACGAATCGCCGCTGCCGGGCGGGGACGGCTTCGCCGCCTGCCTGTCCAGCCGACGCCGGCCGGCGCGGGACATGGCGCCGACCGACGCCAAGGCCGGCTGCCTCTACCCCAATTCGCAACGGGCGCTCAAGGAAGCCGCCGATCGGGGTTTCGACAACGCCGTCATCCGCGATCCGTCAGGCAATATCGCGGAGCTTGCGACCGCGAACCTGTGGATCGTCCGCGACGGCGTCGCCATGACGCCGGTCTGGAACGGCACCTTCCTGAACGGGATCACACGCCAGCGCATCATCCGCCTGCTCGGGGAGGCCGGCTTCGAGGTGCTGGAAACCACCCTCACCCATGAGGACCTGATGGCCGCCGACGAAATATTCTCGACCGGCAACTACGGCAAGGTGACGCCCATGGTGCGCTACGAGGACCGGGAGCTGCAGCCCGGCCCGGTGGCGCGCCGCGCCCGGGAGGCCTATTTCGACTGGGCCGCGACCGAACGCGTGATTTGA
- a CDS encoding acyl-CoA dehydrogenase family protein, whose product MNNAIPNEAAAPAFDLSEEQRTLLDTADRYAREQIYPLAARMDNEEWWPDAEFRALGEVGFLGVTAPPELGGAGLDVFGSGLLLQAISRWNPAFGLAWVAHDNLCMNNILRNGNEDIRKRYVPGLADGSLIGALGLTEPGAGSDALGSMRTTARRDGDDYILNGSKLYITNGPVADILLVYAKTNPEAGAKGISAFVIEKDMPGFKVAQKLIKMGFRGSQTGELVFEDCRVPAANMVGEENKGHVVVMSGLDLERAMISPICLGICERAYELTVDYARERKQFGQPISSFQMVQSHIADMYVMLEAVRLFTYKGLAAVNDLAEGEGGRGDVHKITAASVMYTANTMNRLLDLAVQVHGGTGYIWESEINRLFRHTKLLEIGAGTTEVRKMIIAGEIFR is encoded by the coding sequence ATGAACAACGCAATACCGAACGAGGCTGCGGCCCCGGCCTTTGACCTGTCCGAGGAGCAGCGCACGCTGCTCGACACCGCGGACCGCTACGCGCGCGAGCAGATTTACCCGCTCGCCGCGCGCATGGACAACGAGGAATGGTGGCCGGACGCCGAGTTCCGGGCGCTGGGCGAGGTCGGATTCCTGGGCGTCACGGCGCCGCCGGAACTGGGCGGCGCCGGCCTCGACGTCTTCGGCTCCGGGCTGCTTCTGCAGGCGATCAGCCGCTGGAACCCGGCCTTCGGCCTGGCCTGGGTGGCGCATGACAACCTGTGCATGAACAACATCCTGCGCAACGGCAATGAGGACATCCGCAAACGCTACGTGCCGGGCCTGGCCGACGGTTCGCTGATCGGCGCGCTGGGCCTGACCGAGCCGGGCGCCGGGTCCGATGCGCTGGGCTCGATGCGGACGACGGCGCGCCGCGACGGCGACGACTACATCCTCAACGGCTCCAAGCTCTACATCACCAACGGCCCCGTCGCCGATATCCTGCTGGTCTATGCGAAGACCAACCCGGAGGCCGGCGCGAAGGGCATTTCCGCCTTCGTCATCGAGAAGGACATGCCGGGCTTCAAGGTCGCCCAGAAGCTGATCAAGATGGGCTTCCGCGGCAGCCAGACCGGCGAACTGGTGTTCGAAGACTGCCGTGTGCCGGCGGCCAACATGGTGGGCGAGGAGAACAAGGGCCACGTCGTCGTCATGTCCGGACTGGACCTGGAGCGGGCGATGATCTCGCCCATCTGCCTCGGCATCTGCGAGCGGGCCTACGAACTCACGGTCGATTACGCCAGGGAACGCAAGCAGTTCGGCCAGCCCATCTCCAGCTTCCAGATGGTGCAGAGCCACATCGCCGACATGTACGTGATGCTCGAGGCGGTGCGCCTGTTCACCTACAAGGGGCTGGCCGCGGTCAATGACCTGGCCGAGGGCGAAGGCGGGCGCGGCGACGTGCACAAGATCACTGCCGCGTCGGTCATGTACACGGCCAACACCATGAACCGCCTGCTGGACCTCGCGGTCCAGGTCCACGGCGGGACGGGCTACATCTGGGAATCGGAGATCAACCGCCTCTTCCGCCACACCAAGCTGCTGGAGATCGGCGCGGGCACCACCGAGGTGCGCAAGATGATCATCGCCGGCGAAATCTTCCGCTAG
- the ccmB gene encoding heme exporter protein CcmB — translation MLAAFLAVVRRDLLLARRQGGASLLVIAFFVMVIMLFPLGIGPEPEMLSRIASGVIWVAALLSVLLSLDRLFQADLEDGSLDHLALLPVPLPVIVAAKIAAHWLTTGLPLILATPVLALLMQLPFEGFATLVAAMALGTPTLSLIGAIGAALTVGVRRGGVLLTLIVTPLYIPVLIFGVGAVEAALQDFDPAANLFFLAAILLGAIVMAPMAAAWALRLALD, via the coding sequence ATGCTTGCCGCCTTTCTCGCCGTCGTGCGCCGGGACCTGCTGCTGGCGCGCCGCCAGGGCGGGGCGAGCCTGCTGGTCATCGCCTTCTTCGTCATGGTGATCATGTTGTTCCCGCTCGGGATCGGGCCGGAGCCGGAAATGCTCTCGCGCATCGCCTCGGGCGTGATCTGGGTCGCGGCGCTGCTGTCGGTGCTGCTTTCCCTCGACCGGCTGTTCCAGGCGGACCTGGAGGACGGCAGCCTTGACCACCTCGCGCTGCTGCCGGTGCCGCTGCCGGTGATCGTCGCCGCCAAGATCGCCGCGCACTGGCTGACCACGGGATTGCCGTTGATCCTGGCGACCCCGGTGCTGGCGCTGCTGATGCAGTTGCCCTTCGAGGGCTTCGCCACGCTGGTCGCGGCCATGGCGCTGGGCACGCCGACGCTCAGCCTGATCGGCGCCATCGGAGCGGCGCTGACGGTCGGCGTCCGCCGCGGCGGCGTGCTGCTCACCCTTATCGTCACGCCGCTCTACATCCCCGTGCTGATCTTCGGCGTCGGTGCGGTGGAGGCCGCGCTGCAGGACTTCGATCCCGCCGCGAACCTGTTCTTCCTCGCCGCGATCCTGCTTGGCGCGATTGTGATGGCGCCGATGGCCGCAGCATGGGCGCTAAGGCTTGCGCTCGATTGA
- a CDS encoding LLM class F420-dependent oxidoreductase — translation MKLGVFCYNTEYSIRPDRLAVMLEERGYESIWLPEHTNIPTSRRSPFPGGGDLPKPYYHMMNPWVSLGAAAAVTKNLKLGTGISLVIQHDPIVLAKEIATLDVISGGRVLFGIGGGWNAEEMEQHGVPFDRRWKVLREKIEAIKALWTQEKASYDGEFVRFEETWSYPKPVQQPHPPIILGSATGQGRQRVVNYCDGWMPINVLLEDMPAAVDDLRQRAEAAGRNPDDIELSIFAQVGVDEDLLKRYRDLGIGRSVIGVPTSRPEKVEAVLDRFAPLIGELAA, via the coding sequence ATGAAACTCGGTGTGTTCTGCTACAACACGGAATATTCCATCCGGCCCGACAGGCTGGCGGTGATGCTGGAGGAGCGGGGCTACGAATCGATCTGGCTGCCCGAGCACACCAACATCCCGACATCGCGGCGTTCGCCCTTTCCGGGCGGCGGCGACCTGCCGAAGCCCTACTACCACATGATGAATCCCTGGGTGTCGCTGGGCGCGGCGGCCGCGGTGACGAAGAACCTGAAACTCGGCACCGGCATCTCGCTGGTGATCCAGCACGACCCGATCGTGCTGGCCAAGGAGATCGCGACACTGGACGTCATTTCCGGCGGCCGGGTGCTGTTCGGCATCGGCGGCGGCTGGAACGCCGAGGAGATGGAGCAGCACGGCGTGCCCTTCGACCGGCGCTGGAAGGTGCTCAGGGAGAAGATCGAGGCGATCAAGGCGCTCTGGACCCAGGAGAAGGCCTCCTATGACGGCGAGTTCGTTAGGTTCGAGGAGACCTGGTCCTATCCGAAGCCGGTGCAGCAGCCGCATCCGCCGATCATCCTCGGCTCCGCCACCGGCCAGGGCCGACAGCGGGTGGTCAACTACTGCGACGGCTGGATGCCGATCAACGTGCTGCTGGAGGACATGCCGGCGGCCGTCGACGACCTGCGCCAGCGGGCCGAGGCGGCGGGCCGCAACCCCGACGATATCGAGCTGTCGATCTTCGCCCAGGTCGGCGTCGACGAGGATCTGCTGAAGCGCTATCGCGATCTCGGCATCGGCCGGTCGGTGATCGGCGTGCCGACCTCCCGCCCGGAGAAGGTGGAGGCGGTTCTGGACCGCTTCGCGCCGCTCATCGGCGAGCTGGCGGCCTGA
- the ccmD gene encoding heme exporter protein CcmD: MSEFLAMGGYAAYVWPTYGATALVMVVLLVVSVRGAKRAEREARALEALSPRRRRKAEKR, translated from the coding sequence ATGAGCGAGTTTCTCGCGATGGGCGGCTATGCGGCCTATGTCTGGCCGACCTATGGCGCCACGGCGCTGGTGATGGTCGTGCTGCTGGTCGTCAGCGTGCGCGGCGCGAAGCGCGCCGAGCGCGAGGCGCGGGCGCTGGAGGCGTTGAGCCCCCGGCGGCGGAGAAAGGCGGAGAAGCGTTGA
- a CDS encoding sensor histidine kinase, whose product MTGPAARAPIVVRFLALAAVLLAAGPGVVALLAWNAGGGGTARMAALAAAAVLWGVGAAAIAWLLTVRPALARLRKGEADEAEFPELAARLRTAERERELLASLSDAYNRLIIDAQNNDQGRQQERDRLFHDIEAQKADLVAARDAAENEALGRSRFFAGMTHELRTPLTAIMGFSEAIEKQIFGPDRLDKYSEYARDIRVGGEHLLETINHLLDLAKAEAGKFELQESEIDVAGVIEECISLLRQMAENKKIKLGHVRDITLPPYLADGQIVKQVIINLLSNAIKFTPPGGSVTIQAGVDAADVLFVAVRDTGVGIARDDLKRVFEPFHQGAGNNDRRGTGLGLSLSRVFVELHGGQLRVDSVEGRGTTAVIHLPAWRWRRPGAAAGASDPEADGAGADTQITRSVAAQSK is encoded by the coding sequence ATGACCGGCCCTGCTGCACGCGCGCCGATCGTCGTGCGCTTCCTTGCGCTGGCGGCGGTCCTGCTGGCGGCTGGGCCGGGCGTCGTGGCGCTGCTGGCCTGGAACGCCGGCGGCGGCGGAACGGCGAGAATGGCGGCGCTGGCGGCAGCAGCGGTTCTGTGGGGCGTGGGGGCGGCCGCGATCGCCTGGCTGCTGACCGTCCGGCCGGCCCTGGCGCGGCTGCGGAAGGGCGAGGCGGACGAGGCCGAGTTTCCGGAGCTGGCGGCGCGGCTGCGCACGGCCGAGCGCGAGCGCGAACTGCTGGCCAGTCTCTCCGACGCCTATAACCGTCTGATCATCGATGCGCAGAACAATGACCAGGGCCGTCAGCAGGAGCGCGACCGGCTGTTCCACGACATCGAAGCGCAGAAGGCCGATCTGGTCGCGGCCCGCGACGCCGCCGAGAACGAGGCCCTGGGCCGCAGCCGCTTCTTCGCGGGCATGACCCACGAACTGCGGACCCCGCTGACGGCCATCATGGGTTTCTCCGAAGCGATCGAGAAGCAGATCTTCGGCCCGGACCGCCTGGACAAGTACAGCGAATACGCCCGGGACATCCGTGTCGGGGGCGAACACCTGCTGGAGACGATCAACCACCTGCTGGACCTGGCCAAGGCCGAGGCGGGCAAGTTCGAATTGCAGGAAAGCGAAATCGACGTCGCCGGCGTGATCGAGGAGTGCATCAGCCTGCTGCGGCAGATGGCGGAGAACAAGAAGATCAAGCTGGGCCATGTCCGCGACATCACCCTGCCGCCATATCTCGCGGACGGTCAGATCGTGAAACAGGTGATCATCAATCTGCTGTCGAATGCGATCAAGTTCACCCCGCCGGGCGGCTCGGTCACCATTCAGGCGGGAGTCGACGCCGCCGACGTGCTGTTCGTAGCGGTCCGCGACACGGGCGTGGGCATCGCGCGCGACGACCTGAAGCGCGTCTTCGAACCGTTTCACCAGGGCGCCGGCAACAACGACAGACGGGGCACGGGGCTCGGCCTGTCGCTGTCGCGCGTCTTCGTCGAACTGCACGGGGGTCAGCTGCGCGTGGACAGCGTCGAGGGCCGCGGCACGACAGCTGTCATCCACCTGCCCGCCTGGCGCTGGCGCCGCCCCGGCGCCGCGGCGGGCGCGTCCGATCCGGAAGCCGACGGCGCCGGCGCGGACACTCAAATCACGCGTTCGGTCGCGGCCCAGTCGAAATAG
- a CDS encoding MATE family efflux transporter, whose amino-acid sequence MSQAETTAAAASGPPEAVSPRTRLLLEGPVTPTLLRLAFPNFGEAAARVAFISFDAVFIGWIGTDALAGVSLVFPIFLLMQTMSASGLGAGTAASIGAALGAGRTREAAGIAAHAVMLALIVAAGAGAIMIGLGPEIFRALGAEGAALEAAVTYSAIVFGGIALVWLMNLTANAVRGMGIMTVPAGAIVAGEAVHLMLSPVLILGLGPFEPMGVVGAAIALLATYGVGALILLVYLFSGRGLFRLTAADFRPARRHFGAILKIGVLASLNTIQLQATFLGLTSLFALFGPAALAGFGAANRLELLQIPITFGVGSAVIAMIATNAGAGLQDRVRAIAWAGCGISALIGLVFAGVAILLPEGWMRLFSDEPAVVAAGAAYLRAMGPTLPVMGFAFGLFFALLGVGSAIWPFLAGALRLALALGVGALVAQRAGGGIDELSLAAAGAGLAFAAAMVLSGRRLLWSRAASAPA is encoded by the coding sequence ATGAGCCAGGCCGAAACGACCGCCGCCGCCGCGTCCGGGCCGCCTGAAGCGGTCAGCCCGCGCACGCGCCTGCTGCTGGAGGGGCCGGTGACGCCGACGCTGCTCAGGCTCGCCTTTCCGAATTTCGGCGAGGCCGCGGCGCGGGTCGCCTTCATTTCCTTCGACGCCGTCTTCATCGGCTGGATCGGCACAGACGCGCTGGCCGGCGTCTCGCTGGTCTTCCCGATCTTCCTGCTGATGCAGACCATGTCGGCGAGCGGCCTGGGGGCCGGGACCGCCGCCTCGATCGGCGCGGCGTTGGGGGCGGGGCGGACGCGGGAAGCCGCCGGCATCGCCGCCCATGCGGTGATGCTGGCGCTCATCGTGGCGGCCGGGGCGGGCGCCATCATGATCGGCCTGGGGCCGGAGATCTTCCGGGCGCTGGGGGCGGAAGGCGCAGCGCTGGAGGCGGCGGTGACATACTCGGCCATCGTCTTCGGCGGCATCGCCCTGGTCTGGCTGATGAACCTGACCGCCAACGCCGTGCGCGGCATGGGCATCATGACGGTGCCCGCCGGCGCCATCGTGGCCGGCGAGGCGGTCCACCTGATGCTCTCGCCGGTGCTGATCCTGGGTCTCGGCCCGTTCGAGCCGATGGGGGTCGTCGGCGCGGCCATCGCGCTGCTCGCCACCTATGGCGTCGGCGCCCTGATCCTGCTGGTCTACCTGTTCTCGGGCCGGGGCCTGTTCCGCCTGACCGCCGCCGATTTCCGGCCCGCCCGGCGGCATTTCGGCGCGATCCTGAAGATCGGCGTGCTGGCCTCGCTGAACACCATCCAGCTGCAGGCGACGTTCCTGGGACTGACCTCGCTGTTCGCCCTCTTCGGGCCGGCGGCGCTGGCCGGCTTCGGCGCGGCGAACCGGCTGGAGCTGCTGCAGATCCCGATCACCTTCGGCGTCGGCAGCGCGGTGATCGCCATGATCGCCACCAATGCCGGGGCGGGGCTGCAGGACCGTGTGCGCGCCATCGCCTGGGCGGGCTGCGGGATATCGGCGCTGATCGGGCTGGTGTTCGCAGGCGTCGCCATTCTCCTGCCCGAAGGCTGGATGCGGCTGTTCAGCGACGAACCGGCGGTCGTCGCCGCCGGCGCGGCCTATCTGCGCGCCATGGGCCCGACGCTGCCGGTGATGGGCTTCGCCTTCGGGCTGTTCTTCGCCCTGCTGGGGGTGGGGAGCGCCATCTGGCCGTTCCTGGCGGGCGCCCTGCGGCTGGCTCTGGCGCTCGGCGTGGGGGCGCTGGTGGCGCAGCGCGCGGGCGGCGGGATCGACGAGCTGTCGCTCGCGGCCGCCGGCGCGGGCCTCGCCTTCGCCGCCGCGATGGTGCTGTCCGGCCGCCGCCTGCTCTGGTCCCGGGCGGCGTCCGCGCCCGCCTGA
- a CDS encoding dihydroneopterin aldolase, with protein sequence MPDTYRIFIRDLVLAMEIGVHAHERGHAQRVRINLEAETVRDEDDEGISGVVSYEDLLNGIKDIAGSGHIDLVEILGDRVLDMTLAHPRVVSARVTIEKLDVFGDVESVGAEMSRTRAR encoded by the coding sequence GTGCCGGATACATACAGGATCTTCATCCGCGATCTGGTGCTGGCCATGGAAATCGGCGTCCATGCGCATGAACGCGGTCACGCCCAGCGCGTGCGCATCAACCTGGAGGCCGAGACCGTCCGCGACGAGGACGACGAGGGGATCAGTGGCGTCGTCTCCTACGAGGATCTGCTGAACGGCATCAAGGACATTGCCGGTTCCGGCCATATCGATCTCGTCGAGATCCTGGGCGACCGGGTGCTGGACATGACCCTGGCCCATCCCCGCGTCGTCAGCGCCCGGGTCACGATCGAGAAGCTGGACGTCTTCGGCGACGTCGAGAGCGTCGGTGCGGAGATGAGCCGCACGCGCGCGCGCTGA
- a CDS encoding heme ABC transporter permease, giving the protein MHKLANPTRFLRLTSAILPFAAAVAVACIGAGLIWGLFFAPPDYQQGDTVRIMFIHVPAAMMAMGVYVGMAVSSAVALIWRHAVADMIAKASAPVGAAFCFLCLLTGSLWGKPMWGTWWVWDARLTSVLILFFIYIGYMALWQAFEEEAKAAVAAAILAIVGVVMIPIIKFSVEWWNTLHQGATLITVDGPRVDNSMLWPLLLMIVGFLAYYVVVLIYRVRGEIHGRRSRMMRMAQAARHQAMQPAE; this is encoded by the coding sequence ATGCACAAGCTCGCAAATCCCACGCGTTTTCTCAGGCTGACCTCGGCGATCTTGCCTTTCGCGGCGGCGGTGGCCGTCGCCTGCATCGGCGCGGGGCTGATCTGGGGCCTGTTCTTCGCGCCGCCCGACTACCAGCAGGGCGATACGGTGCGCATCATGTTCATTCACGTGCCGGCGGCGATGATGGCGATGGGCGTCTATGTCGGCATGGCTGTATCCAGCGCCGTGGCGCTGATCTGGCGTCACGCGGTCGCCGACATGATCGCCAAGGCCTCGGCGCCGGTGGGCGCCGCCTTCTGCTTCCTGTGCCTGCTCACCGGTTCGCTCTGGGGCAAGCCGATGTGGGGCACCTGGTGGGTCTGGGACGCGCGCCTGACCTCGGTCCTGATCCTGTTCTTCATCTACATCGGCTACATGGCGCTCTGGCAGGCCTTCGAGGAGGAAGCCAAGGCGGCGGTCGCGGCGGCGATCCTCGCCATCGTCGGGGTGGTCATGATTCCGATCATCAAGTTCTCGGTGGAATGGTGGAACACGCTGCACCAGGGCGCCACGCTGATCACCGTGGATGGTCCGCGGGTCGACAATTCCATGCTTTGGCCACTATTGCTGATGATAGTGGGTTTCCTGGCGTATTATGTGGTGGTCCTGATCTACCGGGTGCGCGGTGAAATCCACGGCCGGCGCAGCCGGATGATGCGCATGGCCCAGGCCGCGCGCCATCAGGCGATGCAGCCGGCGGAATGA
- a CDS encoding acetyl-CoA carboxylase biotin carboxylase subunit: MFKKILIANRGEIACRVMKTARAMGIQTVAVYSDADDGALHMRLADEAVHIGGAAASESYLVIDRIIQACKETGAEAVHPGYGFLSENQKFYAALEKAGIAFIGPGQKAIAAMGDKIESKKLAMQAGVSTVPGHADIIDDPEEAVRIAADIGLPVMIKASAGGGGKGMRVAWSEEEVRDGFKSAKSEAASSFGDDRVFIEKFIEEPRHIEIQVLADGQGTTLYVGERECSIQRRHQKVIEEAPSPFLDEATRRAMGEQAVALAEAVDYRSAGTVEFIVDKERNFYFLEMNTRLQVEHPVTELVTGIDLVEQMIRVAAGEKLQLTQDDIRLNGWAIESRIYAEDPYRGFLPSIGRLTRYQPPKENRIVRVDTGVVEGSEITMFYDPMIAKLCTYGATRAEAIDNMIDALNGFRIEGISHNINFVNAVCNHERFREGRLSTNFIAEEYPEGFVGAPLKQETERQLVAVAVVAHLRDLARGTSISGQVPHFVARIGQDWRVQCGEQNFTVRTTVGDYATDVTVDNDHMIVESRYRPGQAQFVGNVGSRRMQAMITRTLEGYLLTFDGATREFIIRTPTGAEMAALMPVKEAVDMSKFLVCPMPGALMQMHVEVGDEVKTGQPLAVIEAMKMENVLRAETDGVVKAVNARPGDSLAVDDIILELE, translated from the coding sequence ATGTTCAAGAAGATTCTGATTGCCAATCGCGGCGAGATCGCCTGCCGCGTCATGAAGACCGCCCGGGCCATGGGCATCCAGACGGTCGCCGTCTACTCCGACGCCGATGACGGCGCGCTGCACATGCGCCTGGCTGACGAGGCCGTCCACATCGGTGGCGCCGCGGCCTCGGAGAGCTACCTGGTCATCGACCGGATCATCCAGGCGTGCAAGGAGACCGGCGCCGAGGCGGTCCATCCCGGCTATGGCTTCCTGTCGGAGAACCAGAAGTTCTACGCCGCCCTCGAGAAGGCCGGCATCGCCTTCATCGGCCCGGGCCAGAAGGCCATCGCGGCGATGGGCGACAAGATCGAATCGAAGAAGCTGGCCATGCAGGCCGGCGTCAGCACCGTACCCGGCCACGCCGACATCATCGACGACCCGGAGGAAGCGGTGAGGATCGCCGCCGACATCGGCCTGCCGGTGATGATCAAGGCCTCCGCCGGCGGCGGCGGCAAGGGCATGCGCGTCGCCTGGAGCGAGGAGGAGGTGCGCGACGGCTTCAAGTCGGCGAAGTCCGAAGCCGCCTCCAGCTTCGGCGACGACCGCGTCTTCATCGAGAAGTTCATCGAGGAGCCGCGCCATATCGAGATCCAGGTGCTGGCCGACGGCCAGGGCACGACGCTCTATGTCGGCGAGCGCGAATGCTCGATCCAGCGCCGCCACCAGAAGGTCATCGAAGAGGCGCCGAGCCCCTTCCTGGACGAAGCGACCCGCCGGGCCATGGGCGAGCAGGCCGTGGCCCTGGCGGAGGCCGTCGACTATCGCAGCGCGGGCACGGTCGAGTTCATTGTCGACAAGGAACGCAATTTCTACTTCCTGGAGATGAACACCCGGCTTCAGGTCGAGCATCCGGTCACCGAGCTGGTCACCGGCATCGACCTGGTCGAGCAGATGATCCGCGTCGCCGCCGGCGAAAAGCTGCAGCTCACCCAGGACGACATCCGCCTGAATGGCTGGGCCATCGAGAGCCGCATCTACGCCGAGGATCCCTATCGCGGGTTCCTGCCATCGATCGGGCGGCTGACCCGCTACCAGCCGCCGAAGGAGAACCGCATCGTCCGCGTCGACACCGGCGTGGTCGAGGGCTCCGAGATCACCATGTTCTACGACCCGATGATCGCCAAGCTGTGCACCTATGGCGCGACCCGGGCCGAGGCGATCGACAACATGATCGACGCCCTGAACGGTTTCCGGATCGAGGGCATCAGCCACAACATCAACTTCGTCAACGCCGTCTGCAATCACGAGCGCTTCCGCGAGGGACGGCTGTCGACCAACTTCATCGCCGAGGAATATCCGGAAGGTTTCGTCGGCGCGCCCCTGAAACAGGAGACCGAGCGGCAGCTCGTCGCCGTGGCCGTCGTCGCGCACCTGCGCGATCTGGCGCGCGGCACCTCGATCTCCGGTCAGGTGCCCCATTTCGTCGCCAGGATCGGTCAGGACTGGCGGGTGCAGTGCGGCGAACAGAACTTCACCGTGCGCACCACGGTCGGCGACTACGCCACCGACGTCACCGTCGACAACGACCACATGATCGTCGAAAGCCGCTACCGCCCCGGCCAGGCGCAGTTCGTCGGCAATGTCGGTTCCCGGCGCATGCAGGCGATGATCACCCGGACGCTGGAAGGCTATCTGCTGACCTTCGACGGCGCGACGCGGGAGTTCATCATCCGCACGCCCACGGGCGCGGAGATGGCGGCGCTGATGCCGGTCAAGGAAGCCGTGGACATGTCGAAGTTCCTCGTCTGCCCGATGCCCGGCGCGCTGATGCAGATGCACGTCGAGGTCGGCGACGAGGTCAAGACCGGCCAGCCCCTGGCCGTCATCGAGGCGATGAAGATGGAGAACGTCCTCCGCGCCGAGACCGACGGCGTGGTCAAGGCCGTCAACGCCAGGCCCGGCGACAGCCTGGCGGTCGACGACATCATTCTCGAACTGGAATAG